From the genome of Pseudomonas sp. TMP9, one region includes:
- the mksE gene encoding Mks condensin complex protein MksE: MNIDLKELTQLAPIFRELFKGYHVSRRDPELYAQLSNLQDQYRALFKALGYELTCDSRGFYYFVPEQMGAQVNKTAQRLALFTFILVEHLADQGRDPLAVLDGGSLGRDELPALLEKYRDLFLQAEVTSIEELEEKVMRRLNQLGFAYEDNGIYRFLAPMHRFLDVCLSVQQNRDLAATLHSNLPLPTPVLLDDEPEDEIISLADEPEEEALARAMDEERNAQEIDA, from the coding sequence ATGAATATCGATCTAAAAGAACTCACCCAGCTGGCGCCGATCTTCCGCGAGCTGTTTAAGGGCTACCACGTCAGCCGCCGTGACCCTGAGCTCTATGCCCAACTGTCCAACCTTCAGGACCAGTACCGTGCACTATTCAAGGCCCTGGGCTACGAGTTGACCTGCGACAGCCGCGGCTTCTATTACTTTGTGCCCGAGCAAATGGGTGCCCAAGTCAACAAGACCGCTCAGCGCCTGGCATTGTTCACCTTTATTTTGGTAGAGCACCTGGCTGATCAAGGCCGCGACCCGCTGGCCGTGCTCGATGGCGGCAGCCTCGGCCGTGACGAACTGCCGGCGCTGCTGGAAAAGTACCGCGATCTGTTTCTGCAGGCCGAAGTCACCAGCATTGAAGAACTGGAAGAGAAAGTGATGCGCCGCCTAAACCAGCTGGGTTTTGCATACGAGGACAACGGCATTTACCGTTTTCTCGCGCCCATGCACCGTTTCCTCGATGTGTGCCTGAGCGTGCAACAAAACCGCGACCTGGCCGCCACCCTGCACAGCAACCTACCGCTGCCAACACCGGTATTGCTCGACGATGAGCCCGAGGACGAGATCATCAGCCTCGCCGATGAGCCCGAAGAAGAAGCCCTGGCCCGCGCCATGGACGAAGAACGTAACGCCCAGGAGATCGACGCATGA
- the mksB gene encoding Mks condensin complex protein MksB, protein MIDPKRVLRALAEHWTLLEPLCERFDAGTLSLVELRNQLATQLPECTAVDITALLDQWIRLDILVPVAKSPNRFELNAQIHDFLAYLRREHRLGLCLEIEAYLRHLERLAGYIKNAFEVRDAADLARQLRLLDMRVRDVLKKLANDEQALVAVAERAKTSDRQIPLRQRYAEVLATWDEYVEPMIQLVAADGAFEQGVYRVEHVLLRLLSEQQRLGQLVDDDLLLRTHARILEMQTTAQLTLRRARELLLPLREEARRHNAVTRGAALALAAIRRKGLDAVPQASLPLFSRPQSTFLGTASQVEAYVYALARFEPKPAQFPKAHSSRKGKAPRAPRTAREMIERCEQALPLPDLMVWLLEQEPEGATDELLYWFSRLSRDGRFQRERLARRDYLTREHQVSLSSFALVGRPNA, encoded by the coding sequence ATGATTGACCCCAAGCGCGTATTGCGCGCCCTTGCTGAACACTGGACATTGCTGGAGCCGCTGTGTGAGCGCTTCGATGCGGGCACTTTGAGCCTGGTTGAACTGCGTAACCAGCTGGCCACGCAACTGCCCGAATGCACCGCAGTCGATATTACCGCCCTGCTCGACCAGTGGATTCGTCTGGATATCTTGGTGCCCGTGGCTAAGAGCCCAAACCGCTTCGAGCTGAATGCGCAGATCCACGACTTCCTCGCCTACCTGCGGCGCGAGCATCGCTTGGGTCTGTGCTTGGAAATTGAGGCCTATTTACGCCATCTCGAACGTTTGGCCGGTTATATCAAGAATGCGTTCGAGGTGCGCGACGCCGCTGACCTAGCGCGCCAGTTGCGCTTGCTCGACATGCGTGTGCGCGACGTATTGAAAAAGCTGGCCAACGACGAACAGGCGCTGGTGGCTGTGGCCGAACGCGCCAAGACCAGCGACCGGCAAATACCGCTGCGCCAGCGTTATGCCGAAGTGTTAGCCACCTGGGACGAATACGTTGAGCCGATGATCCAGCTGGTCGCCGCCGATGGTGCCTTCGAACAGGGCGTATACCGCGTCGAACATGTGCTGCTGCGCCTACTCAGCGAACAGCAACGCCTCGGCCAATTGGTCGATGATGACCTGCTGCTGCGCACCCACGCCCGCATTCTGGAAATGCAAACCACCGCCCAACTGACCCTGCGCCGCGCCCGCGAACTGCTGCTGCCACTGCGGGAAGAAGCCCGCCGACACAACGCCGTGACCCGTGGCGCGGCGCTAGCCTTGGCGGCCATCCGCCGCAAGGGTCTGGATGCGGTACCGCAGGCCTCCCTGCCGCTGTTCAGCCGCCCGCAAAGCACCTTTCTCGGTACCGCCTCGCAGGTTGAGGCCTATGTGTACGCCCTGGCTCGTTTCGAGCCCAAGCCGGCGCAGTTCCCCAAGGCCCACAGTAGCCGTAAAGGCAAAGCGCCGCGCGCGCCACGCACTGCACGCGAGATGATCGAGCGTTGCGAGCAAGCGCTGCCGCTGCCAGACCTGATGGTCTGGCTGCTGGAGCAGGAGCCCGAGGGTGCCACCGATGAATTGCTCTACTGGTTTTCGCGCCTGTCTCGCGATGGCCGCTTCCAGCGCGAACGTCTTGCGCGCCGCGACTACCTCACCCGCGAGCATCAGGTCAGCCTGAGTTCCTTTGCCCTGGTGGGCCGCCCCAATGCTTAA